The region GGACCAGGCGCtcccgccgctgccgacgatCGACGTCGAGCAAATGTCGCCCCGGAGCCCGGTACCGGCGCTGGACCTCGCCGTGCCGGTATccccgcgctcggcggcgccacCGCTGAGCGAGAGCAGCACCCAGCAGCCGCCGCTCTTCTCCACGCCGGGCACCGCCGAGTCGTCGTTTGCGGCACAGACTCGCCGGAGCTTCCAAGAGGGCAACGCGGGCGGCCTGCCGCACGACATGTCCCAGTTTAATATTGCCCGGAAGCACGCAGGCTCCTTCCAGACACGCGCTTCCGGCGTAGACCTTTCGCAATCCATGCACTCGCTACagcccgacgaggcgccgagcgaaGGCGGGAGCACCGGCACGGATCTGCGCCCGCGCTCCAAGCTTACGCGTTTCTTTTCGCGCATCTTTAATGAACAGCGCTCGCAGAGTGCCGggagcgactcggacaGCCTGCAGTCGTTCAGCCCCCAGGCCACCGGCACGGCCACGAGCCCGATTTCCGCACTGCATCCCGTGCCCCACCGCGACGGCTGGCGGTCGCCGCTGAGCGAGAGCAGCATCCAGCGGCAGCCGTATGCGTCGACGCCATCGCTGATGCAGCTTACCTCGACGCAGGTGCTGCCGCGTCCCCCTCGCTCGCCAATGATGGCACCTATTCCGACGCAGGACGACGACTTGAGCGAGGAAGAAGACCTACAGGCGATCCACGGCTTGACaacacgcagcgcgacaccCGCACGCAGCCTGTCCCCGgtgacgacgcgcgccaaCTCGTTTGCCAACTtggccgtgccgccgatggccgcgccgcagccgctccttgcgcctgcgctccaGGATCTCGTGCGGGCCACCGATCGCTCACGAACGATTGATGACTATGATATTGGGGAAGATATGGGAAGCGGTGCGTACGGTtttgtgcgccgcgcgcggccgctgtTTGCAgcgccggacgacgagcaggacgtGGTGATCAAGTACATCGTCAAGAGCTGCATCCTCGCCGACTCATGGCGCCGGCACCGCACCTACGGCACGATCCCCGCCGAGATCTTTGTGCTGCTCCAGCTGCAGCACACACCCTATACACCTCAGGCGAAGCCCCCACCGTGGATCAAGGACAAGGCGCACTGGATCCACGTCCGTCAGCAGTTCCTTGccaagcagcagcgcggcgagcctGCGGGGCACCCCGGCATCTGCCACCTCCTCGACTTTTTCGAGGACGAAGAATACTACTACCTGGTCATGCGGCGCTTCGGCGACGGCCAGGACCTGTTCGACTTTGTCGAGTCTTGTACCTATGGGCTGAATCCCAGCGATGTGCGCAGCTTTTTGGGACAAGTATGTGATGTGGTCGCCTATATGCACGCCAACAATAtcgtgcaccgcgacaTTAAAGACGAGAATGTAATCCTGGACCGCTACGGCATGACGCAGCTAATTGACTTTgggagcgcggcgcgcatccgcgcGAACCGCAAGTTTGACACCTTCTCGGGCACCATGGACTATGCCGCAGCCGAGATCATCCAAGGCGAAAAGTACTCGGGGCCCCCGCAGGACGTATGGGCTTTTGGCGTCACCGCCTACGTGCTCGTCTGCGGCGAATGCCCGTTCCGCGACGCACAGGAGGCCATGGCCGGCCTCAAGCCCGATTCACGGCCCATGCAGGTCCTGCGCCACTTTTGCTTCGAGCAGCGCTTCCTGCCGCCCAgaccgcgcgcctcgtcggtggACTCGCACTCGAGTGCAGACGAGCCGGACGAGGAACccgacggcggcggagGCCTAAAGCAGGTCTACGACCTCATCTGCCAATGTCTACAGCTCGACCCGGACCAacggccgacggccgccgacctCCTCCAGCACCGCttcctcgccggcgcccgcggcTGGCTCGGTGTGGAGGgctggcgcgccgagacACCGTCCGATCGGCCagggcgctcgacggccgtcAAAATGGGCCCGATGCATAGTTAAAGCCCGATCCGCCGTACTGCGTAGTCCAATGGCATTGTCAACGACGTCATTGTCCAGCACGTGAtagcgccgcctgctcatCGTGCGGTTGGCGTAACGTAGTCTTTGTTCCGCTCGTGCCGTCAGAGGCGGCTTTGCCGGCATGGACGACAGTGTCGGAACAAGCGAGGGTGAGGCTGGGTCTCGCAAGAGCCTGCCCCAGCGCGCCTCGTACTTGTactctcgcgcagcgcgcgacgacaCCGAAGTAGGCGATAACCTCGCACAGCGTACGTTTCTCCGCTTACCCAGTCCAGACGGAATTGCAGGAAATCAAGGCGCGGATTTCGTCCCAGTCCAAATCGAATTTTTTGCTCGGCTGCGATGTGCGCTACCTCGacgggcgcatcgcgctccTGATCGCCAACCGCATGGCCCTCCACGAACAGAATGCCATGGCCCACGCGTGCGAAGACCAGGATCTGCCACAGCGCGCGGTTCCCCATGACCGCCGCATGCAAACCTACTCCAACATGTTTTTCTTGCTCCAGTCAGAGCCGAGGTACATTGCGAACCTCTGCAGACTCGTGTCGCTGGGCGACATGGACATGCTGCTGCAGACGGTCATGTTCACCTTATACGGAAACCAATACGAAGAACGCGAGGAACACTTGCTCCTCGCCATGTTTCAGGTACGCTTTCCGTGCTGACGCAGTCGGTCCTGGCCGCACGCTTCGAAAGGGCGACCGACTCCCACTCGCTCTTGCGCGCCAATACGCCGGAATCACGGATGATGACCATGTacacgcggcggccgcccggGCAGAGCTACCTGAAGCAGGCCCTGTCCCAGCACCTCTATGCGATCAACAGCCAGAGCAACTTGAACCTCGAGGTGGACGTGCACAAAGTGTACGACGAACTGgtcgccgcacggcgcctgcCGGCCGATGTGCCGCCCGACCAGGTCGGGATGCTCCCGGCGGTGCAGCAGTTGGTgcaggtgcgcagcgcgcgcctctGCAGCCTCGCCACGGATCTGCTGGACACCGTGATCCAGTCCCTGCCCCTCATCCCGTACGGGCTGCGATGGATCTGCAAGCAGATCCGCAGCCTTAcccggcgccgcgacccCGGCGCAAGTGACTTTGCGCGGTGCTCATTGATCGGCGCCTTTTTTTTCCTTCGTTTTTTGAACCCCGCGATCGTCTCGCCGCAGGCGTACAtgctggtcgacgaggcaccCAGTGGCCACCCCCGCCGGACGCTCACGCTGATTGCCAAGATGCTGCAGGCCTTGGTCAACAACTCGTCGTACAGCAAGGACAACGTTTTggcctcgctgcgccctTTCTTTGACACGAACCGCGACAAGGTGTGCACCTTCCTGCACGCCATGTGCAATGTGGGCGACTTTtacgacacgctcgagctcgaccagtACATGGCGCTCTCGAAAAAGGATTTATCGATCAACATCTCGCTCAACGAGCTATACCAGATGCACTCGCTGGTGTACAAGAACCTGGACGCTCTCGCGCCGAATGCGACCGACCATCTGCGTATCCTCATCGCCGAGCTGGGCCCTGCACCGGACActgtgccgcgcagcgagaACTACAATCTGGAGCTTCCCTTGTTCAACCGCTGGGAGACCCAGATCCAGGACTGGACGTCCAAGCTGATTTTGGAGAGCGACATGACGCAGCACGACGTGCTGTACATGGAGGCCAAGTCGATCGTCGTCAAGCTCATCCGGTCCCTGCCCTACGCCCCCCGCTCCCccctgcagctcgagggcgTGATTCGCACCGCGCAGCACTCGGGCGACAGTGTGCTGGTGGAAAAAGGCAACCGTGTCGCTGCGATGCTACAAGAGCTGGTCGCCCTGCGCATGGTCGACGCCCAGAACGCGTACATTCCGCTCTCGGACGAGATCCaagccgagctcgagttcCTGGGCAACTcgcgcgacgagatcgccaaggagctcgagagtctgcgcgcggtgctgTCGTCGATCAGCAAGCAGAACGTCTATCTGCGCAGCCAGCTGGACACGTACAAGAGTTACCTGCAGAACGCACGTATCACCTCTGGCTCCAACAAGGAAAGCATCTCGACGGCACCCCTCGGTGTCGTGTCGGTGGGCGGCAAGGatctgcggcgctcgcgcctcTTTTCCGGGAACCATGCGCACAAGTATACCTACCAGCAGCTGGAGCGGGAGTTGCTGTTTGAAGAGACGCTCATTCCCCAGGACCGCCGCCCCCAAATCTACTTCCAGTTCCTCTCTCCGACCCCCGGCACGTTCCTCATCTCGCTGCACTACAAagggcgcgccgagccgatCCTGGAAATGGATCTgaagctcgacgaccttCTCGAAAAGCAGCGCGAAggggcgcgcgagctcgacttTAAGTACGTGCAGATGAACATTCAACGGTTGCACAACCTGCTCCACCGCCTCTATGCAAAGCCGCGGCGGTGGTAGTCGATCCTATACCCCTCTTGGACATAGTAACGATACCCTCCCACTCCATGGCACGCTCATCGCTGAATTCACAGTAGACACACCCCTATTGAGCTTCTGACGGCAGACGTTATTTTCGGCAGGGCAAGCAAATTCAATTGCGGTATGATATGCCCACAATAATTTTGGTGGTGGGGAACATCCTCTGTGTACATCACAACTGTCAGCCAAGAATTTACTTCTTGGCGTTGGcagcctcctcgtccttcttGGCCTGGCGGGACTTGCGGGCACCCTCGGAACGGTGGTTGGCGCGGGCCATGCGCAGGGTGCGGAAAGCATCGGTCTCCTTCTCCTCGGCGGTGATGGCGCGGGGAGCCTCCTGGGTAGTGCCAGCGGGGATGGGGAAGGCGGCGTCAGTGACGCGGATGGTCTCAAGGGCCGAGAGGTCAGTCTTCTTGTCCTTGTTGTTCTTGTTGCGGCGGGGCAGCacaacgaggcgctccttgtAGGCCTTGAGGCGGTCAGAGTTGAGCTTCAGGCTCTCCTCGCTCTTGTTCTTCCGGCGGTGGTCGACGGGGATACCGATCGAGCGGGCCTCCTTCTTGCGGATGCCAGCAGCCTTGAGCTCCTCGGGGGTGAAACCACGGCCCTGGCGCAGCTTGGTGTTGTACTTCAGGGTCGGGGCGCGAACGGCAGGGCGCAGGGGCTGCAGGGGACGCATGCCGAGGGCAGCGGCCTtagcagcgcgagcgttGCGCCTGCTCTTCTTGGCACCGGGCTGGTCGAACCAGACCTTCACCCGACGCTGCCAGTCCTTGTGGAAGTGGTTGTTAAAGAGGATATTGTTGTGGCGGAAACCCATTCTGCACAATGTTAGTACTGCTCACtgtcgtgcgcaccgcaaCAATGCCGTACGGAGGCGAGGCTGCGAGCGGCGAGTCAAGCTTACCTTGCAAAGGACTCACGTCAGTGGAAGGTGGTACGGATCGCAGCCACGCCGCACGGCGAAAACGTTCGCACGCGGTGGTCACGTGTAGTGAGTACAGTTATGCACGTGATAATACACACTTAcatcggcacgccgcacggACGCTCCTCATGGCCGAGGGaagcgaggcgcgccgcgcgcaggcgTGGTGGTCGCGCATGACGGGCGGTCTGACGGCGCCTGTGCGCAACTATCCGGTGCATTCTGTGAATGAAGACGAGTCGAAAGAAGATCTCGTAGCCAAGCAGCGCTGTGAGCAATGGAAGGacgacctgctgcgcaccaGTCCGATGGTGCGCTTCATGGtcaagcacctcgcgctgaTTGACTGCAACCCGGtgacgccgcgcgagcagaCGGACGTGAGCCAGCtgcaagcgccgccgaagcTGCTCATCTCGACGTGCCCGCCCGACATTGCCGGCGGCTTTTCGCCTTCCGCGCCGGGCCGGCCGACGTCCGAAGCCGGCATCCTCCTGTGCGCGAACCGCATCTACAGCAAGTCGCACCTGGAGGACACGCTCTCTCACGAAATGATCCACTGGTGGGACCACTGCCGCTTCAAGGTCGACTGGAGCAACTTGCGCCATCATGCCTGCAGCGAGATCcgggccgcgtcgctctcgggcgACTGCCGCTTTATGCGTGAGATGCACCGCCGCAACTACTCCTTCCTGCGGCAACACCAGAACTGCACCAAGCGTCGCGCGGTCCTCTCTGTGCGCTCGAATGCGGCGTGTCCTGACGAAGAAACGGCGATCCGCGTCGTGGACGAGGTGTGGGACAGCTGCTTCAACGATACCCGGCCATTTGATGAGATCTATTAGACATATAGCACTACTTGAGAcgcgcgagacgctgcgtgcccGCATAGatgcgcgtgtcgaggtCGGTCGTCTTGTCGCTCACGCGGCCCAGACGCTTGTTCTGTGTATCGACCTCTTGGCCCATTGCGCGGGAGAGGACGTTCATACgcgcgctgagcgacgaGATATCGTCGAGGTTCGCGTCaagctcgtcctcgagctcgtcgtcaCTCTCGGTCGCCTCGAACTGGTAGCGGtcacgctgcgccttggggtcgagcggcacgtcgtTCTGGCCAGAGAGCTTCGACTTGAGGCGGTTAAAGGTGCCGGTGCCTTGGACGCTCTCTtccacgcggcgctgggaAGTGAGGACCTCTTCGCGCGTCATCTCGCGCTCCATGCGCTCGTCAATgtggcgctgcacggccttggcctcttgggcctcgcgcttcgcACGCCGATCGCGCTTCCACTTGGGCCGGAAGATGGACTTGTTCAGCTGTGAAATCTCGCGCGCATTGTCCTCGGCACGGGACGCATGCGCTTTGGACACGTCGAGGTGACGCTCCGTGTCGCCGATCTTGTCGCTCTGCTCTCCAAGCTTGACCATGGTGTTGGATGCGGTCTCCTCCGTCTCGCGtgcaaggcgcagcgcgttgCGCGTGCTGCTCAGCGACTCTTGCTTCGTGTTGCGGATCTGGAACTTGATCGCCTGGatctcctcctcctcgggATCGAGCGGCTCCTGCCCTTGCTCAAACTGCTGCGAGTAGGGATCGCTTGGGGCGTACGACTGCGCCTGCATCCCGCCAGGCGCACCGTACGAGGGGCGCGCACCATACTGGGCACTCGGAGCACCGTACGACGGCTGGCTGCTCGCGGGCTGGCTGTAGCTCGAGCGAGTGTTGGTCTGTGGCTGTGTCGATCCCGCGCCGTACTCAGCCAAGAGCTCGGCATCGGACGGGAGCTGCGAGCCACTGCTCGCGCTGTACGGATCACTTGcaggcgccgtgccgggCTCGGCAACAGCAGGAATACGCGGGCCACGCTTGAAAATGCCTTTCATCGTTGCGCCGGGAAAGTCGGGCGGAGGTGTTTTAATGTGGAGATCCCAGACACGATGGGCGGCGCTAGTTCCAAGCCGGCGCGCAAGCTGGGCTCGACGGTTGCCTCGAAGCCGGTCGCGCCTGCGGCC is a window of Malassezia japonica chromosome 7, complete sequence DNA encoding:
- the SEC9 gene encoding Protein transport protein S9 plasma membrane t-SNARE (COG:U; EggNog:ENOG503NXKV) encodes the protein MKGIFKRGPRIPAVAEPGTAPASDPYSASSGSQLPSDAELLAEYGAGSTQPQTNTRSSYSQPASSQPSYGAPSAQYGARPSYGAPGGMQAQSYAPSDPYSQQFEQGQEPLDPEEEEIQAIKFQIRNTKQESLSSTRNALRLARETEETASNTMVKLGEQSDKIGDTERHLDVSKAHASRAEDNAREISQLNKSIFRPKWKRDRRAKREAQEAKAVQRHIDERMEREMTREEVLTSQRRVEESVQGTGTFNRLKSKLSGQNDVPLDPKAQRDRYQFEATESDDELEDELDANLDDISSLSARMNVLSRAMGQEVDTQNKRLGRVSDKTTDLDTRIYAGTQRLARLK
- the ATP23 gene encoding Mitochondrial inner membrane protease atp23 (COG:L; BUSCO:EOG09264RBX; EggNog:ENOG503NW4U; MEROPS:MER0127117), whose product is MAEGSEARRAQAWWSRMTGGLTAPVRNYPVHSVNEDESKEDLVAKQRCEQWKDDLLRTSPMVRFMVKHLALIDCNPVTPREQTDVSQLQAPPKLLISTCPPDIAGGFSPSAPGRPTSEAGILLCANRIYSKSHLEDTLSHEMIHWWDHCRFKVDWSNLRHHACSEIRAASLSGDCRFMREMHRRNYSFLRQHQNCTKRRAVLSVRSNAACPDEETAIRVVDEVWDSCFNDTRPFDEIY
- the rpl13 gene encoding 60S ribosomal protein L13 (COG:J; EggNog:ENOG503P222), with product MGFRHNNILFNNHFHKDWQRRVKVWFDQPGAKKSRRNARAAKAAALGMRPLQPLRPAVRAPTLKYNTKLRQGRGFTPEELKAAGIRKKEARSIGIPVDHRRKNKSEESLKLNSDRLKAYKERLVVLPRRNKNNKDKKTDLSALETIRVTDAAFPIPAGTTQEAPRAITAEEKETDAFRTLRMARANHRSEGARKSRQAKKDEEAANAKK
- the gap1 gene encoding RasGAP protein (COG:T; EggNog:ENOG503NU3K); this encodes MPLEHFGATRQLSDSHRAPRPLSEPVPPDSWGKGVSRAASDAQALTQARDRLRSGRKAERDDEDDAILSKLTGVSRSVSWGRSTASGRTAPQTPSELRTPGGRRTASTRIPSGSRLRSHHVSASLSMSPSVAPNDIPEDQDVFSSQKSSPASSAALSLRSLSSLSRSNSVREQDSFPDSELRNWRDRPSGSLSDSPKGLGLQQPIILSPTEAPVLSPLDNAPPLQVSDEKRASSERAAPLLSIERLDQALPPLPTIDVEQMSPRSPVPALDLAVPVSPRSAAPPLSESSTQQPPLFSTPGTAESSFAAQTRRSFQEGNAGGLPHDMSQFNIARKHAGSFQTRASGVDLSQSMHSLQPDEAPSEGGSTGTDLRPRSKLTRFFSRIFNEQRSQSAGSDSDSLQSFSPQATGTATSPISALHPVPHRDGWRSPLSESSIQRQPYASTPSLMQLTSTQVLPRPPRSPMMAPIPTQDDDLSEEEDLQAIHGLTTRSATPARSLSPVTTRANSFANLAVPPMAAPQPLLAPALQDLVRATDRSRTIDDYDIGEDMGSGAYGFVRRARPLFAAPDDEQDVVIKYIVKSCILADSWRRHRTYGTIPAEIFVLLQLQHTPYTPQAKPPPWIKDKAHWIHVRQQFLAKQQRGEPAGHPGICHLLDFFEDEEYYYLVMRRFGDGQDLFDFVESCTYGLNPSDVRSFLGQVCDVVAYMHANNIVHRDIKDENVILDRYGMTQLIDFGSAARIRANRKFDTFSGTMDYAAAEIIQGEKYSGPPQDVWAFGVTAYVLVCGECPFRDAQEAMAGLKPDSRPMQVLRHFCFEQRFLPPRPRASSVDSHSSADEPDEEPDGGGGLKQVYDLICQCLQLDPDQRPTAADLLQHRFLAGARGWLGVEGWRAETPGGFAGMDDSVGTSEGEAGSRKSLPQRASYLYSRAARDDTEVGDNLAQLQTELQEIKARISSQSKSNFLLGCDVRYLDGRIALLIANRMALHEQNAMAHACEDQDLPQRAVPHDRRMQTYSNMFFLLQSEPRYIANLCRLVSLGDMDMLLQTVMFTLYGNQYEEREEHLLLAMFQSVLAARFERATDSHSLLRANTPESRMMTMYTRRPPGQSYLKQALSQHLYAINSQSNLNLEVDVHKVYDELVAARRLPADVPPDQVGMLPAVQQLVQVRSARLCSLATDLLDTVIQSLPLIPYGLRWICKQIRSLTRRRDPGASDFARCSLIGAFFFLRFLNPAIVSPQAYMLVDEAPSGHPRRTLTLIAKMLQALVNNSSYSKDNVLASLRPFFDTNRDKVCTFLHAMCNVGDFYDTLELDQYMALSKKDLSINISLNELYQMHSLVYKNLDALAPNATDHLRILIAELGPAPDTVPRSENYNLELPLFNRWETQIQDWTSKLILESDMTQHDVLYMEAKSIVVKLIRSLPYAPRSPLQLEGVIRTAQHSGDSVLVEKGNRVAAMLQELVALRMVDAQNAYIPLSDEIQAELEFLGNSRDEIAKELESLRAVLSSISKQNVYLRSQLDTYKSYLQNARITSGSNKESISTAPLGVVSVGGKDLRRSRLFSGNHAHKYTYQQLERELLFEETLIPQDRRPQIYFQFLSPTPGTFLISLHYKGRAEPILEMDLKLDDLLEKQREGARELDFKYVQMNIQRLHNLLHRLYAKPRRW